In a genomic window of Sus scrofa isolate TJ Tabasco breed Duroc chromosome 4, Sscrofa11.1, whole genome shotgun sequence:
- the TONSL gene encoding tonsoku-like protein isoform X1 has translation MSLDRELRQLSKAKAKAQRSGQLREEANLCHQLGELLASHGRYAEALREHQQELQLLETAGDPLGCAVAHRKIGERLAEMENFTEALQHQHHYLDLARSLSNHTEQQRAWATIGRTHLDIYDHQQTEDALLQAQAAFEKSLAIVDEKLQGTLAKRELSEMRTRLYLNLGLTFESLRQAALCSAYLKKSIFLAEQNHLYEDLFRARYNLGAIHWRQGQHSDAMRCLEGARECARLLKQGFMESECCVLISQVLQDLGDFLAAKRALKKAYRLGSQKPLQKAVVCRTLKYVLAVVQLQQQLEECEGHDPQSAMSICEQLGDLFSKAGDFPKAAEAYQKQLQLAELLRRPGPELAVIHVSLAATMADMKDPRQAVHHYQEELRLRDGNALEEAKTWLNIALSREEAGDAYELLAPCFQKALRCAQQAQQPRLQRQVLRHLHTVQLRLQPQAAPDTEARLQGLSVAEDKENEGDDEDEGDDEDEGDENIPEAVEVVLSESESEADSQSQQLEEDEELRGCLGRRWNRRNDVGETLLHRACIEGRLGRVQDLVRQGHPLNPRDYCGWTPLHEACNYGHLDIVRFLLDHGAAVDDPGGQGCEGITPLHDALTCGHFEVAELLIERGASVTLRTRQGHSPLETLQQWERLYRKDLDLETREKVAAMERLLQAASSGRAPHGSLAPQTLPSNSPFDPETSPPSSREPPEACQASATVSQGLAVPAVARPRRSRHKLASSSSSEGEDGTGPPRPAQKRPRHSAPAQSAKAWTSGPADDRETATAGAGWAAHRAAVQGGGSAQSCGLGLSPPRGPSVAPTLQSALVPEECLAGDWLEDDLPLTHSRRGSRPPHPQSSEGSSRLRASGSGGSSSPSRPQARARQSRLPHLKGWSTPATAEGDRSSATEPPRSQEAPGATVSGGENPAAGQASGQGLPPIRVRVRVQDSLFLVPVPLSQEAHSVAWLAEQAAQRYYQACGLLPRLSLQKEGALLAPQDPIPAVLQSNEEVSAEVTSWDLPPLTDRYRRACQSLEQGEHQQVLQVMEHQGSGPSFSACSLALRQAQLTPLLRALKLHSALRELRLAGNRLGDGCVAELLAALDTLPGLTLLDLSSNHLGPEGLRQLAAGLPGQAALQNLEELDLSMNPLGDGCGLALASILQACPLLSALHLQACGFGPSFFLNHQAALGSAFQDAKCLQTLSLSYNFLGATALAQALRSLPAHTLLRLELSAVAASKGNPGLLEPVLRYLTEEGCTLEHLSLSANHLDDQAVRELSRCLPLCPSLVSLDLSANPKVSRAGLEELLSALQERPQGLSFLGLSGCAVQGPLGLGLWDQVAVQLQELQLCSRRLSAEDRDAAHQLLPSRLGPKACTLDQGPKLFFRRL, from the exons ATGAGTCTAGACCGCGAGCTTCGCC agctgagcaaggccaaggctaAGGCGCAGAGGAGCGGGCAGCTGCGGGAGGAGGCTAATCTCTGTCACCAGCTAGGGGAGCTCCTGGCCAGCCATG GCCGATACGCCGAAGCCTTGCGAGAGCACCAgcaagagctgcagctcctggagaCCGCCGGCGACCCCCTGGGCTGCGCGGTGGCCCACCGCAAGATTGGGGAGCGGCTGGCGGAGATGGAGAACTTCACCGAGGCCCTGCAG CACCAGCACCACTACCTGGACCTGGCACGTTCCCTGTCCAACCACACTGAACAACAGAGGGCCTGGGCCACCATTGGCCGCACTCACTTGGACATCTATGACCACCAGCAGACAGAGGACGCCTTGCTGCAGGCGCAGGCGGCCTTCGAGAAAAGCTTGGCTATCGTGGATGAGAAGCTTCAGG GGACACTGGCCAAGCGGGAGCTGAGTGAGATGAGAACCCGACTCTACCTCAACCTGGGCCTCACCTTCGAGAGCCTGCGGCAGGCCGCCCTGTGCAGCGCCTACTTGAAGAAGAGCATCTTTCTTGCTGA GCAGAACCACCTCTACGAGGACCTCTTTCGCGCCCGCTACAACCTGGGAGCCATCCACTGGCGTCAGGGGCAGCACTCCGATGCCATGCGCTGCCTGGAGGGGGCCCGGGAGTGCGCACGCCTCCTGAAGCAGGGCTTCATGGAGAGCGAGTGCTGCGTGCTCATCTCGCAG gtCCTCCAAGACCTTGGGGATTTTTTGGCTGCCAAGAGAGCCTTGAAGAAGGCCTATAGGCTTGGCTCCCAGAAGCCTTTGCAGAAGGCAGTGGTCTGCCGGACCCTCAAGTATG TGCTGGCGGTggtccagctgcagcagcagctggaggagTGTGAGGGTCATGACCCGCAAAGCGCCATGAGCATCTGTGAGCAGCTGGGGGACCTGTTCTCCAAGGCAGGCGACTTCCCCAAGGCCGCCGAGGCCTACCAGAAGCAG CTGCAGTTGGCAGAACTGCTGAGAAGGCCAGGGCCTGAGCTGGCTGTCATCCACGTGTCCCTGGCTGCCACCATGGCGGACATGAAGGATCCCCGCCAGGCTGTGCACCACTACCAGGAGGAGCTGAGGCTGCGTGACGGCAATGCTCTGGAG GAGGCCAAGACCTGGTTGAACATCGCGCTGTCCCGTGAGGAGGCTGGTGATGCCTACGAGCTGCTGGCGCCATGCTTCCAGAAGGCTCTCCGTTGTGCCCAGCAGGCTCAGCAGCCCCGGCTGCAG AGGCAAGTCCTGCGGCACCTCCACACGGTGCAGCTGAGGCTGCAGCCCCAGGCGGCCCCTGACACTGAGGCCAGGCTGCAGGGGCTGAGTGTGGCCGAGGACAAAGAGAATGAGGGGGACGACGAGGACGAGGGGGACGACGAGGACGAGGGGGACGAAAACATCCCGGAGGCCGTGGAGGTGGTGCTCTCAGAGAGCG AGAGTGAGGCTGACAGCCAGTCGCAGCAGCTGGAAGAGGACGAGGAACTGCGGGGCTGCCTGGGCCGGCGG TGGAACCGGCGCAACGACGTGGGGGAGACCCTCCTGCACCGAGCCTGCATTGAGGGCCGGCTGGGCCGCGTCCAGGACCTCGTGAGGCAG GGCCACCCCCTGAACCCTCGGGACTACTGTGGTTGGACACCTCTGCATGAGGCCTGCAACTATGGGCATCTGG ACATTGTCCGCTTCCTGCTGGACCACGGGGCTGCAGTGGACGACCCGGGAGGCCAGGGCTGTGAGGGCATCACTCCCCTGCACGATGCCCTCACCTGTGGCCACTTCGAGGTGGCCGAGCTGCTCATTGAGCGGGGAGCCTCGGTCACCCTCCGAACGAGGCAG GGCCACAGCCCGCTGGAGACGCTGCAGCAGTGGGAGAGGCTGTACCGCAAGGATCTGGACCTCGAGACGCGGGAGAAGGTGGCTGCCATGGAGAGGCTGCTCCAGGCGGCCTCCTCCGGCCGAG CTCCCCACGGCTCTCTGGCTCCCCAGACCCTCCCAAGTAACAGTCCTTTTGATCCTGAAACCTCTCCTCCGTCAAGCCGGGAACCCCCAGAAGCCTGTCAGGCCAGTGCCACGGTCTCACAGGGGCTGGCGGTGCCAGCTGTGGCCAGGCCTCGGAGGAGCAGGCACAAGCTGGCCAGCAGTAGCAGCTCGGAGGGCGAGGATGGCACAGGCCCACCCCGGCCTGCCCAGAAGAGGCCCCGGCACTCTGCCCCAGCACAGTCGGCCAAGGCATGGACGTCTGGCCCCGCTGATGACAGAGAGACAGCCACAGCGGGTGCTGGCTGGGCTGCCCACCGGGCAGCTGTGCAGGGCGGTGGCAGTGCCCAGAGCTGCGGTCTGGGTCTCAGCCCCCCTCGGGGCCCTAGTGTGGCCCCTACCCTCCAGTCGGCCCTCGTCCCGGAGGAGTGCTTGGCTGGGGACTGGCTGGAGGACGACTTGCCACTGACCCACAGCCGCCGGGGCAGCCGCCCGCCTCACCCCCAGAGCAGTGAGGGCAGCAGCCGACTCAGGGCCTCAGGCTCAGGTGGCAGCTCAAGTCCTAGCAGGCCCCAGGCCCGGGCCAGGCAGAGCCGGCTGCCTCATCTCAAGGGCTGGAGCACACCGGCCACGGCAGAAGGAGACCGCAGCTCAGCCACAGAGCCCCCACGGAGCCAGGAGGCCCCCGGGGCCACGGTGTCCGGTGGGGAGAACCCCGCAGCAGGCCAGGCCTCG ggtCAGGGCCTGCCTCCCATCCGAGTTCGAGTTCGAGTTCAGGACAGTCTCTTCCTCGTCCCCGTCCCGCTCAG CCAGGAGGCCCACTCCGTGGCCTGGCTGGCTGAACAGGCTGCCCAGCGTTACTACCAGGCTTGCGGTCTGTTGCCCCGGCTGAGCCTGCAAAAAGAGGGGGCCCTGCTGGCACCACAGGACCCCATCCCGGCTGTGCTGCAGAGCAACGAGGAG GTGTCGGCTGAGGTGACCTCCTGGGATCTGCCCCCACTGACGGACCGCTACCGGAGGGCGTGCCAGAGCCTGGAGCAAG GGGAGCATCAGCAGGTGCTACAGGTCATGGAGCACCAGGGCTCCGGCCCTTCTTTCAGCgcctgctccctggccctgcgCCAGGCCCAGCTCACCCCGCTGCTGCGGGCCCTGAAGCTGCACTCGGCTCTCCGGGAACTGCGCCTGGCAGGGAACCGGCTGGGGGACGGGTGTGTGGCTGAGCTGCTGGCTGCCCTGGACACTCTGCCCGGCCTGACCCTCCTTGACCTCTCCTCCAACCACCTGGGCCCTGAAGGCCTGCGCCAGCTTGCTGCAGGCCTCCCCGGGCAGGCTGCCTTGCAG AACTTGGAGGAGCTGGACTTAAGCATGAACCCCCTGGGGGATGGCTGTGGCCTGGCCCTGGCCTCCATCCTGCAGGCCTGCCCCTTGCTCAGCGCCCTGCACCTCCAGGCCTGTGGCTTTGGCCCCAGCTTCTTCCTGAACCACCAAGCGGCCCTGGGCAGTGCCTTCCAAG ATGCCAAGTGCCTGCAGACCCTGTCCCTGTCCTACAACTTCCTGGGCGCCACcgccctggcccaggccctgcGCAGCCTGCCCGCCCACACCCTCCTGCGCCTGGAGCTGAGCGCTGTGGCGGCCAGCAAGGGcaacccaggcctcctggagcccgTGCTCAGATACCTGACCGAG